In Thiospirochaeta perfilievii, a single window of DNA contains:
- a CDS encoding sodium ion-translocating decarboxylase subunit beta encodes MNIPDALREVWKSTGIVNFTLGQIIMICVGLILLFLAIKKDFEPLLLVPIGMGAIFANIPTAGIADPTVHFIKSINPETLSHYGSTVAGKAVELGITGSKVSEFIGIAEGHFTAFGGLVGQLYGFGVESGLFPLIIFMGVGAMTDFGPLLANPKTALLGGAAQFGIFATLLGALGLSQLGILDFTLPEAGAIGIIGGADGPTAIFLASKLAPNLLGAIAVAAYSYMALVPIIQPPIMRLLTTKEERKIKMVQLRHVSKREKIIFPIVVLILCTILLPSATPLIGALMFGNLARECGKVDRLASTMQNELINIVTIFLGLSVGSKMEAEKFLDPKTLGILALGLVAFSIGTSFGVIMAKIMNKFLKTPINPLIGAAGVSAVPMAARVANKVGLEEDSSNYLLMHAMGPNVAGVVGSAVAAGILLALIPALM; translated from the coding sequence ATAAATATACCAGACGCCCTAAGGGAAGTTTGGAAGTCCACAGGGATTGTAAACTTTACCCTTGGGCAGATTATAATGATTTGCGTAGGCCTTATCCTTCTTTTCTTAGCAATAAAAAAAGATTTTGAACCTCTATTATTAGTTCCTATTGGTATGGGAGCAATATTTGCAAATATCCCAACTGCAGGGATCGCTGATCCAACGGTACATTTTATTAAGTCTATAAACCCTGAAACATTGTCACATTATGGTTCAACCGTTGCAGGGAAGGCAGTAGAGTTAGGAATTACAGGAAGTAAGGTAAGTGAATTTATAGGAATTGCTGAGGGACATTTTACAGCCTTTGGAGGACTAGTAGGACAGTTATACGGTTTTGGAGTTGAAAGTGGCCTATTCCCATTAATTATTTTTATGGGTGTTGGTGCTATGACTGATTTTGGACCACTTCTTGCAAACCCTAAAACAGCACTATTAGGTGGAGCGGCTCAGTTTGGAATTTTTGCCACGCTTTTAGGTGCATTAGGTTTAAGCCAACTGGGGATCTTAGATTTTACACTACCTGAAGCTGGAGCAATTGGTATTATAGGTGGAGCCGATGGTCCTACCGCTATATTTTTAGCATCTAAACTAGCTCCCAACCTTCTAGGAGCCATAGCTGTTGCTGCTTACTCCTATATGGCGCTAGTTCCAATAATACAGCCACCAATTATGAGGCTACTAACAACTAAGGAAGAGCGAAAAATTAAGATGGTACAACTTAGACATGTTTCTAAAAGAGAGAAAATAATATTTCCTATAGTTGTATTAATCCTCTGTACAATACTTCTTCCAAGTGCAACTCCTCTTATTGGAGCCCTAATGTTTGGAAACTTAGCAAGAGAGTGTGGTAAGGTTGATAGACTTGCAAGCACTATGCAAAATGAACTAATAAATATAGTTACTATATTTTTAGGTCTCTCTGTTGGATCAAAAATGGAAGCAGAAAAGTTCCTAGATCCTAAAACCCTAGGTATTTTAGCACTAGGTCTAGTTGCATTTAGTATTGGAACATCATTTGGAGTTATTATGGCAAAAATAATGAATAAATTTCTAAAAACTCCAATTAATCCGCTTATTGGAGCTGCGGGAGTTTCTGCAGTACCAATGGCAGCAAGGGTTGCAAATAAGGTAGGTCTAGAAGAAGACTCGTCGAACTACCTTTTAATGCATGCAATGGGTCCAAACGTTGCTGGAGTTGTAGGTTCAGCTGTAGCGGCAGGTATACTATTAGCCCTAATCCCAGCATTAATGTAA
- a CDS encoding calcium/sodium antiporter, whose protein sequence is MTDLLLQIGIFIIAVAVLVWASDKFIDAADSIGKFMKLPSFIIGVLLVGIGTSLPELVTSLVAVAESSSEIVVGNVFGSNIANMFLVFGAATLFSKSFEIKHDIMKTDLPFLMLATGYISIAVMDLRFSFGEGIICLIMLLLYLYRSLKDGAIETLIEEKAHKPTIKDWIFILLTPLLIFISSKFLITSIKEIAAIIGVGNEIVASTAVALGTSLPELMVTIQAGRKGQNEMAVGNVLGSNLFNILAVMGIPAMITTLIIPQSIIIFTLPMLIMSALLFMIIAQAKKVYRIYGFLFILMYIYYNLKQYDLI, encoded by the coding sequence ATGACAGATTTATTATTACAGATTGGAATATTTATAATTGCAGTAGCAGTTCTTGTTTGGGCATCAGATAAGTTTATAGATGCCGCAGACAGTATTGGGAAGTTCATGAAACTACCCTCATTTATTATTGGTGTTCTACTTGTTGGTATTGGGACATCCCTACCAGAACTTGTTACATCCCTTGTGGCTGTAGCTGAATCAAGCTCAGAGATAGTTGTAGGAAATGTATTTGGTTCCAATATTGCCAATATGTTTTTAGTTTTTGGAGCAGCAACTCTTTTTTCCAAAAGTTTTGAGATTAAGCACGATATAATGAAAACGGATCTACCCTTTTTAATGTTGGCTACAGGTTATATCTCAATTGCAGTAATGGATCTTAGGTTCTCTTTTGGGGAAGGTATTATCTGCCTCATTATGTTACTTCTCTATCTATACCGTTCTTTAAAAGATGGGGCAATAGAAACTTTAATTGAAGAGAAAGCTCATAAACCAACAATAAAAGATTGGATTTTTATACTTTTAACTCCTCTATTGATTTTTATTAGTTCAAAATTTTTAATCACATCCATTAAAGAGATTGCAGCTATAATTGGAGTAGGAAATGAAATTGTAGCATCTACCGCTGTGGCCCTTGGGACATCCCTACCTGAACTTATGGTAACAATTCAAGCTGGAAGAAAGGGACAAAATGAGATGGCTGTAGGAAATGTATTAGGATCTAACCTATTTAATATATTAGCTGTTATGGGTATACCTGCAATGATAACCACCCTTATTATTCCTCAAAGTATAATAATTTTTACTCTTCCTATGCTTATTATGTCAGCTCTACTTTTTATGATAATAGCCCAAGCTAAAAAAGTTTATAGGATATATGGATTTCTTTTCATTCTAATGTACATCTATTACAACCTAAAACAGTACGACCTTATATAA
- a CDS encoding lipase family protein, translated as MIFKLKYILSLLIVVLFSGCVSNISLIRITGDLEDRYIEFNRDENLLGWELIHFSAAVGTREEILEIIDNTTDLNIKDINNNTPITVAQRYNNLETFEELLKAGALLKWKNYFNKESIPKAIEIAGRYGYDVNTIDSRHKYLTSDVLHVLMPPDMNYKYFENANTYPFQPTNTNFSYINCWWLAECAFLAYTPPEFAKIQYEKAGFNNYKFFKQSMTECMVVWNKKSIIISFRGTSEFNDVLADIRTIQTNFPLGGKVHKGFFEAYKSIKSGDDGLKTFIEELTKDQEKRAIWITGHSFGGALAGLFFTDFENATGLYTFGAPRIGDKEFLQLTNCRPMWRVENNQDIVITLPKSFGSLNYGNLGYLIFFGEFGELYDLTDSIYTKTYTNYRQSYLPFQIRGVRNHMPINYVVKSWNNLINH; from the coding sequence ATGATCTTTAAACTTAAATATATTTTATCACTCTTAATAGTGGTCCTATTTTCAGGGTGTGTTAGTAATATCTCTTTAATTAGAATAACTGGAGACCTAGAAGATAGGTATATAGAATTTAACAGGGATGAAAATCTATTAGGCTGGGAATTAATTCATTTTTCTGCAGCTGTAGGAACCAGAGAAGAGATTTTAGAAATAATAGATAATACAACAGACCTAAACATTAAAGACATTAATAACAATACTCCTATAACAGTAGCTCAGAGATATAACAACCTAGAAACCTTTGAAGAGTTATTAAAGGCAGGTGCACTTTTAAAATGGAAAAACTATTTTAATAAAGAGAGCATTCCTAAGGCTATTGAAATTGCAGGTAGATATGGATATGACGTTAATACTATTGATTCTAGACATAAATATTTAACTTCTGATGTTTTACATGTTTTAATGCCACCAGATATGAATTATAAATATTTTGAGAATGCTAACACATACCCCTTCCAACCTACCAATACTAATTTTTCCTATATTAATTGTTGGTGGTTAGCAGAATGTGCTTTTCTAGCTTACACTCCCCCTGAATTTGCAAAAATTCAATATGAAAAAGCTGGCTTTAATAATTATAAATTTTTTAAACAATCGATGACAGAGTGTATGGTAGTTTGGAATAAAAAGTCCATTATAATTTCATTTAGAGGTACTTCGGAATTCAATGATGTACTTGCAGATATACGAACAATTCAAACTAACTTCCCCCTTGGCGGGAAGGTGCATAAAGGATTTTTTGAAGCTTATAAATCTATAAAAAGCGGGGATGATGGGTTAAAGACATTTATAGAAGAGTTAACTAAAGATCAAGAAAAGAGAGCTATTTGGATTACTGGCCACAGTTTTGGTGGGGCATTAGCAGGTCTATTTTTTACAGACTTTGAAAATGCCACAGGACTATATACCTTTGGTGCCCCAAGGATTGGAGATAAGGAGTTTTTACAATTAACCAATTGTAGACCAATGTGGAGAGTAGAAAATAATCAAGATATTGTAATAACTCTACCTAAAAGTTTTGGTAGTTTAAACTATGGTAATTTAGGATATCTAATATTTTTTGGAGAATTTGGCGAGCTCTATGATTTAACAGATAGTATTTATACAAAAACATATACAAATTATAGACAATCCTACCTACCCTTTCAGATAAGAGGTGTAAGAAATCATATGCCTATTAACTACGTAGTTAAAAGTTGGAATAATTTAATTAACCATTAA
- a CDS encoding acyl-CoA thioester hydrolase/BAAT C-terminal domain-containing protein, with protein sequence MDKIIVDSQFYEPVGEVKNVAIIFLGGSGGNMPIYNYDNFTSNGYSSLSLGYFGTKNTPDKLEMIPLEYFRKAIDEFKENPYVKGKKIVLIGTSKGGELALLLGSTFNDISGVVANVPSSVVFQGINYDSFFPKSSWSYKGKPIPFVPYAKVDVSKIINNHYLDLFNLSLENKEAVIKATIKVEEINGPILLLSGDDDIMWPSSKMCEDIMNRLKNNNFKYKYDHYLYKNAGHLFYYGNPKYYGGTIYGNFKANEDANIIVMDFLEDLSNN encoded by the coding sequence ATGGATAAAATTATTGTGGATTCTCAATTTTATGAACCAGTAGGAGAAGTAAAAAACGTTGCTATCATATTTCTTGGTGGTTCTGGTGGAAATATGCCTATATATAACTATGATAATTTTACTTCTAATGGATATTCTTCCCTTTCTTTAGGTTATTTTGGCACAAAAAATACCCCAGATAAGTTAGAGATGATTCCTTTAGAGTATTTTAGAAAAGCTATAGATGAATTTAAAGAGAATCCATATGTCAAAGGGAAAAAAATTGTACTTATTGGAACATCCAAGGGTGGAGAGTTAGCACTATTATTAGGTTCAACATTTAATGATATTAGTGGGGTTGTTGCAAATGTTCCATCTTCTGTGGTATTTCAGGGAATTAACTATGACAGCTTTTTCCCAAAATCAAGTTGGTCTTATAAAGGCAAACCAATACCCTTTGTCCCTTATGCAAAAGTTGATGTTTCAAAGATAATAAATAACCACTATTTAGATCTATTTAATTTATCTTTAGAAAATAAAGAAGCTGTGATTAAGGCTACTATAAAGGTTGAAGAGATTAATGGGCCTATTTTATTGTTATCTGGAGATGATGATATTATGTGGCCATCATCAAAAATGTGTGAAGATATAATGAATAGACTTAAAAATAATAACTTTAAATATAAGTATGATCACTACTTATATAAAAATGCTGGGCATTTATTCTACTATGGTAACCCTAAATATTATGGGGGAACAATTTATGGTAATTTTAAAGCCAACGAGGATGCAAATATTATAGTTATGGATTTTCTAGAAGATTTATCAAATAATTAA
- a CDS encoding VanW family protein, whose amino-acid sequence MFNEKETESVPPYTIFYCSKKNQFSRYIQWYFSTKKYAYEKADIFLFSYKVKDHKLLHLRRLGSVDMSLQQNKVVNLKLMAPLIDSVVIKPGQYFSIWKLTGKNNRKNGYKEALTLKGTEVSSSIGGGVCQMANLIHWMALHSKLQVVERFHHSLDFFPDNNRKIPFGTGAAIMYNYMDLELYNPSSENIIIKISVGPKYLEGSISSDTPVTTEYKVVEKNQYFKKIDNVYFRFNEIWREDQNNPSYKELLFKNKSRVIYNDKFIPQDLIKMNV is encoded by the coding sequence TTGTTTAATGAAAAAGAGACTGAGTCAGTACCACCCTATACTATATTTTATTGCAGTAAAAAAAATCAATTTAGTCGTTATATACAATGGTATTTTTCAACAAAAAAATATGCATATGAAAAAGCAGATATATTCCTGTTCTCATATAAAGTAAAAGATCATAAACTACTACACCTTCGTAGGTTAGGTTCTGTAGATATGAGTTTACAACAAAATAAGGTTGTTAATCTAAAATTAATGGCACCACTTATAGATAGTGTAGTAATAAAACCTGGTCAATATTTTAGTATATGGAAGTTAACTGGAAAAAATAATAGAAAAAATGGCTACAAAGAGGCTCTAACATTAAAAGGTACTGAAGTTTCCTCATCTATTGGTGGAGGAGTTTGTCAAATGGCTAATTTGATTCATTGGATGGCATTACATAGCAAATTACAAGTAGTTGAAAGATTCCATCATAGTTTAGATTTTTTCCCTGATAATAACAGAAAGATTCCATTTGGGACAGGAGCAGCAATTATGTATAACTATATGGATTTAGAACTCTATAATCCTAGCAGTGAGAATATAATTATCAAGATATCAGTTGGGCCTAAATATTTAGAAGGTAGCATATCAAGTGATACACCTGTTACAACAGAATACAAGGTAGTTGAAAAGAACCAATACTTTAAGAAAATTGACAATGTATATTTTAGATTTAATGAAATATGGCGAGAAGATCAAAATAACCCTTCATATAAAGAGTTACTATTTAAGAATAAATCTAGGGTGATATATAATGATAAGTTTATTCCGCAAGATCTAATAAAAATGAACGTTTAA
- a CDS encoding acyl carrier protein → MNTIKSIEDIIISQKGCLPKNGELITWGEMDSLDFEELLASIEKHFEIVIPDNEFILDNFFSIESLSKMVKRSFLLDLAE, encoded by the coding sequence TTGAATACTATAAAAAGTATAGAAGATATTATTATTAGTCAGAAGGGTTGTCTACCTAAAAATGGTGAATTAATAACCTGGGGAGAGATGGACTCCCTAGACTTTGAAGAGTTACTTGCCTCTATTGAAAAGCATTTTGAAATTGTTATTCCTGATAATGAGTTTATATTAGACAATTTTTTCTCTATAGAATCCCTGTCTAAAATGGTTAAACGTTCATTTTTATTAGATCTTGCGGAATAA
- a CDS encoding AMP-binding protein: protein MTSFLKKNLTLFDTFSSKVAVIYKKEELYYHELLYRIRQVGTFLNRYKNKHIIYLGGKSIDLISISYGILLSGNIYIPLNRKDSEIRVLSIIDSIKNPIVIIDRDDDISRKISNTIIFTDELFNEVPIKIDRFISSEEKDVAYTIFTSGSTGSPKGAIITYQALSELLLWYTSYLKLTEETVSGLIAPTHFDLSIPDIFALLIYCGVLHIIPDEIILFPKSFVTYIEHGLINHLAMVPSFFSRIEPHICGTKSSLKDLVLIGEVFPRNSALSLLKKHKNLSIYNMYGPTEACFCVSSFKFTLDCPYINTPIGNPRNMNLFKIVDDELIIGGNCVSLGYLNSSNDCFYTEDSIRWYKTGDIVSFKDGNYFFIGRRDRQIKLNGYRIELEEIETVLSHVLNTEVIIIFEKKLVGFIKNSGRDNLINYAKEKQKKLLPQYMRVSSFVLIETFPITSSGKIDYNKLLKMKEYN, encoded by the coding sequence GTGACTAGTTTTTTAAAGAAAAACCTTACTCTATTTGATACCTTTTCAAGTAAGGTTGCAGTTATATATAAGAAAGAAGAACTATATTATCATGAATTATTGTATAGAATACGTCAGGTTGGAACATTTCTTAATAGATATAAAAACAAACACATAATATATTTAGGTGGAAAGAGTATTGATCTTATATCAATTAGTTATGGTATTTTATTGTCAGGCAATATCTATATCCCATTAAACCGTAAGGATAGTGAAATAAGAGTACTATCCATAATTGATTCGATTAAAAATCCAATAGTTATTATTGATCGAGATGATGATATTTCAAGGAAAATCAGTAATACAATTATTTTTACTGATGAATTATTCAACGAGGTACCAATTAAAATAGACCGCTTTATCTCTTCTGAGGAAAAAGATGTAGCATATACAATTTTCACTTCAGGTTCTACAGGCTCCCCTAAAGGAGCTATTATAACTTATCAGGCACTATCAGAGTTACTTCTTTGGTATACATCATATCTAAAGCTAACAGAAGAAACAGTTTCTGGTTTAATTGCACCAACACATTTTGATTTATCTATACCTGATATATTTGCACTACTTATATATTGTGGTGTATTACATATAATCCCAGATGAAATAATATTATTCCCAAAATCATTTGTAACATATATTGAACATGGCTTGATAAATCATTTAGCCATGGTTCCCAGTTTCTTCTCCCGGATAGAACCTCATATTTGTGGGACTAAATCATCTTTAAAAGATTTAGTTCTGATTGGAGAAGTTTTTCCAAGGAATTCGGCATTAAGTTTGCTTAAAAAGCATAAAAACTTATCAATATATAATATGTATGGACCTACAGAAGCTTGTTTTTGTGTCTCTTCCTTTAAATTTACTTTAGATTGTCCATATATAAATACTCCAATAGGTAATCCTAGAAATATGAATTTATTTAAAATTGTAGATGATGAATTAATTATTGGAGGGAATTGTGTCTCTCTTGGATATTTAAATAGCTCTAATGACTGCTTTTATACAGAAGACAGTATACGATGGTATAAAACTGGTGATATAGTAAGTTTTAAAGATGGAAATTATTTCTTTATTGGAAGAAGGGATCGTCAGATTAAACTAAATGGATATAGAATAGAATTAGAGGAGATTGAGACTGTATTAAGTCATGTGTTAAATACTGAAGTCATAATTATTTTTGAAAAAAAATTAGTGGGATTTATTAAAAATTCAGGTAGAGATAATCTAATTAATTATGCTAAAGAAAAGCAGAAAAAGTTGTTACCCCAATATATGCGAGTATCAAGTTTTGTATTAATTGAAACATTCCCAATAACATCATCTGGGAAAATTGATTACAATAAATTATTAAAAATGAAGGAGTATAATTGA
- a CDS encoding adenylate/guanylate cyclase domain-containing protein, which yields MGTIVFYLINLLRYSKASTIYSGFLSIIIFVGVSLYFKVPIVEIIPLLFAQVVILLIGYSITSKKMMMERYLPPQLIGELYKENVSLEPGGKNQKVTILFSDIRSFTTISESMSAAETVSFLNEYLSLMTDIIFSQKGTLDKFIGDGIMTIFGAPIEGKDDSLRAVNTGILMNKALKEFNIKYQNIKQPIQIGIGIHTGNVIAGNIGSDKRLDYTIIGDNVNLSSRIEGLTRHYYCPLLISDSTYSELLEIDIEKNFICREVDNVRVKGKSSVVKIYEVMPFENSDEKRVVTEKKELFERGLKLYRKKEFTRAIFEFERLKDDKLSLLYIERCIKYLDNPEEHWDAIYTMKTK from the coding sequence ATGGGAACAATCGTTTTCTATTTAATCAATTTACTTCGATATTCTAAAGCTAGTACCATATATTCAGGCTTTTTATCAATAATTATTTTTGTAGGAGTAAGTCTCTATTTTAAAGTTCCAATTGTTGAAATAATACCTCTGCTTTTTGCTCAGGTAGTTATACTGCTAATAGGTTACTCTATAACATCTAAAAAAATGATGATGGAAAGGTATCTACCACCACAACTGATAGGAGAGTTATATAAAGAAAATGTTAGCTTGGAACCAGGGGGAAAAAATCAAAAGGTAACAATTCTATTTTCTGATATAAGGTCATTCACCACTATCTCCGAATCTATGTCAGCTGCAGAAACGGTAAGTTTTCTAAATGAGTACCTATCCTTAATGACAGATATAATTTTCTCACAAAAGGGAACTCTTGATAAATTCATAGGTGATGGAATAATGACAATATTTGGAGCTCCAATTGAGGGAAAAGATGATTCATTAAGAGCTGTAAATACTGGGATACTGATGAATAAAGCTTTGAAAGAATTTAATATAAAATACCAAAATATAAAACAACCAATTCAAATAGGTATTGGGATTCATACAGGGAATGTAATTGCTGGAAATATAGGTTCGGATAAAAGACTAGACTATACAATTATTGGAGATAATGTAAATTTATCATCTCGTATAGAAGGATTAACACGACACTATTACTGTCCCCTACTTATTTCCGATTCGACATATAGTGAGCTATTAGAAATAGATATTGAAAAAAATTTTATTTGCAGAGAAGTAGATAATGTTAGAGTAAAGGGAAAATCCAGTGTAGTAAAAATTTACGAAGTTATGCCCTTTGAAAATAGTGATGAAAAAAGAGTGGTTACAGAAAAAAAAGAACTATTTGAGAGAGGTCTAAAACTTTACAGAAAGAAGGAGTTTACTAGAGCTATTTTTGAGTTTGAGAGATTAAAAGATGATAAACTCTCCTTATTATATATAGAGCGATGTATAAAATATTTAGATAACCCTGAAGAACACTGGGATGCAATCTACACGATGAAAACAAAATAA
- a CDS encoding PQQ-dependent sugar dehydrogenase, with protein sequence MSYYLIKELDINLVYPWGMTWIDDSSMLITQKNGQLFLVNTEDETQIEVEHEIPSIQAGQGGLLDITSENDTVWITCSITKNNKYTTAVYRAKLEKNRLTNLELIFEALPYLNSTIHFGSRIEIKGDYIFVTIGERGGGMIAQDTSNVIGSIIRINKDGSIPKDNPYINNKEWIPQLYQIGVRNPQGISLDPVTGDIFISNHGPKGGDFIGPVVKGSNYGWKQVAWGGVNYSGTVVGDGNIWEPGFLKPDYIWVPSIGIGGIKFYSGKSFPKWNNHLLVASLKFKYLSVLFRDGGDFIKEEIVFKDKIGRIRDIEVNQDGEIFLIADEKDSKLYRLLP encoded by the coding sequence GTGTCCTACTATTTAATTAAGGAGTTAGATATTAATCTTGTTTACCCCTGGGGTATGACATGGATTGATGACTCTTCAATGTTAATAACCCAAAAAAATGGCCAATTATTTCTTGTTAATACAGAAGATGAGACACAAATAGAAGTTGAGCATGAAATACCATCTATTCAAGCTGGACAGGGTGGGTTATTAGATATAACTAGTGAAAATGATACTGTTTGGATTACCTGTTCTATAACTAAAAACAACAAATATACTACTGCAGTTTATAGGGCTAAGTTAGAAAAGAATAGGTTAACTAATTTAGAACTTATATTTGAGGCATTACCCTATTTAAATAGCACTATACACTTTGGATCTCGAATAGAGATTAAGGGAGATTATATATTTGTTACTATTGGTGAACGTGGTGGAGGTATGATTGCCCAGGATACTTCCAATGTTATTGGATCAATAATCCGTATAAATAAAGATGGTTCAATTCCCAAAGATAACCCTTATATCAATAATAAAGAGTGGATTCCCCAGCTATATCAAATTGGTGTTAGGAATCCCCAGGGAATAAGTCTAGATCCGGTAACTGGGGATATCTTTATTTCGAACCATGGGCCAAAGGGGGGAGATTTTATTGGTCCCGTAGTAAAAGGGTCTAACTATGGTTGGAAGCAGGTTGCATGGGGTGGTGTAAACTATAGTGGAACAGTTGTTGGAGATGGAAATATCTGGGAACCTGGATTTTTAAAGCCAGACTATATTTGGGTGCCATCAATAGGTATTGGAGGGATAAAATTTTACAGTGGAAAGAGTTTTCCAAAATGGAATAATCATCTACTTGTAGCTTCTTTAAAGTTTAAATATCTATCAGTTTTGTTTAGAGATGGGGGAGACTTCATTAAAGAAGAGATCGTTTTTAAGGACAAAATAGGTCGAATTAGAGATATTGAAGTTAATCAGGATGGGGAAATTTTCCTAATTGCTGATGAGAAGGATTCAAAACTGTATAGACTTTTACCTTAA
- a CDS encoding zinc ribbon domain-containing protein YjdM — MENLQNCPKCNSDLTYFDGFNLVCPECGHEWKEEAEELESKLVWKDSNGNELADGDTITVNKDLKVKGSSLVVKRGTKVKNIRLIEGDHDIDCKIPGIGAMQLKSEFVKKANK; from the coding sequence ATGGAAAATCTACAAAACTGCCCAAAGTGTAATTCGGACTTAACATATTTTGATGGTTTTAATCTTGTATGCCCTGAGTGTGGCCACGAGTGGAAAGAGGAAGCTGAAGAGTTAGAGAGTAAACTTGTATGGAAGGACTCTAATGGTAATGAGTTAGCAGATGGCGATACTATAACAGTAAATAAGGATCTGAAAGTTAAGGGTTCTTCCTTAGTTGTTAAAAGGGGTACTAAAGTTAAAAACATTCGTCTAATAGAGGGGGATCACGATATTGATTGTAAGATTCCAGGTATTGGAGCTATGCAATTAAAGTCGGAGTTTGTAAAAAAAGCTAACAAGTAG
- a CDS encoding arginyltransferase, whose amino-acid sequence MLIYSQPEDAKDVDCPYIEGERFTQRYAFLSDLEPDEFDMMLFNGWRHFGNFFFTPNCKSCTSCTPIRTKIMDFKFSKSQKRNYKKNSAIVNVKFTSLEYSDDIYEVYKNHSKIKFNQKTSVKEFKESFFVDALKGSSKLSLFYIEKKLVGVGFLDVSQSGISSIYFCYDPDYSSYGLGVYSVLKEIEYGKELNKDYYYLGFYIKGNKSMEYKNRYTPNQILSWEHGEWVPFVD is encoded by the coding sequence ATGTTGATTTATAGCCAACCAGAAGACGCAAAAGATGTGGACTGCCCATATATAGAAGGGGAGAGATTTACCCAGAGGTACGCCTTTTTAAGTGACCTAGAACCAGATGAATTCGATATGATGCTGTTTAATGGCTGGAGACATTTTGGTAACTTTTTTTTTACACCTAATTGTAAATCATGTACAAGTTGCACTCCTATTAGAACAAAAATTATGGATTTTAAGTTTAGCAAGAGTCAAAAAAGGAATTATAAGAAAAACAGTGCTATTGTCAATGTTAAATTTACCTCTTTAGAGTATAGTGATGATATTTATGAAGTATATAAAAATCACTCTAAAATAAAGTTTAATCAAAAGACCTCTGTAAAAGAGTTCAAGGAGAGTTTTTTTGTTGATGCCCTAAAGGGCAGTAGTAAACTATCCCTGTTCTATATTGAAAAGAAATTAGTTGGTGTTGGTTTCTTGGATGTTTCTCAAAGTGGTATAAGCTCTATATATTTTTGTTATGATCCAGACTACTCCTCCTATGGATTAGGAGTCTATAGTGTTTTAAAAGAGATAGAGTATGGGAAAGAGCTTAATAAGGACTATTATTACCTTGGGTTTTATATAAAAGGAAATAAATCTATGGAGTATAAAAATAGATATACTCCTAATCAAATCCTATCATGGGAGCATGGAGAGTGGGTGCCATTTGTAGATTAA